The Saprospiraceae bacterium region TGTAATCCCATTTTTCTACCATCATCCGGACTGTAGATCCTCGAAATTCCATAGGCATGTAAATCGGCAATTTCAGTTGGGAGTATGGTCCCACCGCCGCCTCCAAAAATCTTGATGTGGCCGCAACGCCTTTCTTTCAGCAAATCGTAGATGTATTTGAAAAATTCATTGTGCCCACCCTGATAGGAGGTGATCGCAATGCCCTGCACATCTTCCTGGATGGCAGCTTCCACGATTTCCAGAGCGGAGCGGTTATGGCCCAGGTGGATGATTTCTACCCCACTGCTTTGCATGATCCTTCGCATGATGTTGATGGCCGCATCGTGCCCGTCAAACAAGGAAGCTGCAGTCAGTATGCGTATTTTGTGCTTGGCCTGGTAGGTCGTTTCAGTTATCATCACATCTGGTTTAAGGCTCAAATTTAAGGTTTATCGGCCAAGAATTTGGGCTTATTCGTTGTCCATGAAGGTTTTAAGCTACGCTTGAAAAGAAAGATTTTGTTACTCAACAGGTTCTAAAAACAAATAATTGGTAATTTTATCCTGTAAAACAGCTGAGTATCGTTATGAGAGTATTCAATTTCAAGCTACATCCCGCTCAAATTCGCTTGTGTGTCATAGTGCTCTTCGCCTTTTGCATTTTAAGTCCGAATGAGCTTTCTTCCAGGCAATGGCTCATCATTTATGCCAAAGAGGGTTTTTTCAACGGACTCATCCGACAATCGTTCGGACATATTTACGTAGGTATGATCCAGGAAGATCCTAAAAATCCCGGCGAATTACTGGCTGGATTTTGGGGCTATTATCCCCGAAACGGAATTCGCAAAGAAGGAGTATGGGGCTATATGGATGGAAGTATTCGCAATGATTGGGGTGCCGACTACCAGCATAGTTTTGCCATAGAAGTCCAGGAATCAGAATTTGTAAAATGCCTCCAGTTCATCCGGCAATGGGATCAAATGCCTTATTCCCTGCGGGCCCGCAACTGCATTGATTTCATCAGACAGCTGGTCAAATCGATAGGCAGAATGAAAGATCCCGAGGGTTTTTATCTATTGCCAAACGCATATATTTCAGCATTGGAAGAGAGGAATAAAGAAATTGAATACAAATCCGATTTTACGAATTATAAGAAGGTTGTACAAGTCACCCATTACGATGGAAAGCTGGCCAAAAAGTTTTTTGTCCTTACGAAATGGAAGGCGTTTATTTACAAGCACATGAGGTTGGGGAAAAGGCTGAAGTCTGAAGGCTGAAGGAAGAGGTTTGAAGCGAAAAGCTTAAAGCGAGAAAATACGAGCGAATGATTGAGTAGTTACTAACAATCGTTAGATTCAATACAACCGATCACCAGATTAAATGACAGGGATATCGAAGAGAAGCTTAAAGCGAGGAGATTTTTACGAATAAACGATCGTTAGTTTCTTAAGAACTCATCACAGATTACTAACACCTAACAACTTTCACCTAACAACTAACAACTAACAACTAACAACTAACAACTAACAACCAGCAACTAACAACCAACCAGACCGATCATCAAAAACCATACTTCCCAACTTTTTTTGCATACTCCAGATAGGAGGAGAGCGCAGCCGAACCATACCACTTGATGTAAACCGGTTCGAGCAACTGTGCTTTGATGGCCGGATCGGTATCCATAAGTTTTGCAGCTTCCTCAGGATCGCTGGTATCCAAAATAAATAAGCCGCGATACAAATCGTTTTTTGCAAAAGGACCTGCCACAATCATTTTTCCTTCGTCGACCAATCTGCTGATATTGGACAAATGCCCTTTAAATAATTCATTGACTCTGGCTTTATCCTCTATGGTTACCGGACCTGTTTTGAGCAAGACCAGGGTGTAGTTTTTCATACCATAGTCGTCCGCATTGAATTTTTTGGCAAGGATAGAATCAAAATTTTCATTGAGTTTTTGAGCATGATTACATACTGAAAAAATTAAGATAAGAAATATGATCGCAAACGGTTTCATGAATGAAATTTCGAGCAAAGATAAAGGCTTTAAAGGATAGCCTATTCACCGAGAATGTTAAAACTGCAATTAGTTTAAATGTTTTAGACCTGTTCAAATGCCTGTTCCAAATCATAAATCAGGTCATTGTAATTTTCCACTCCAATAGAGAGCCGGATCATTTTTTCTGTGATCGATAATTTTATTTTTTCCGCGGGATCGACATCCGCATGTGTCATGGTTGCCGGATGTTCCGCCAAACTTTCTGTGCTGCCCAGGCTCACGGCAAGTTTGATAAGTTTCAAAGCATTGAGGAACTTGAATGCTTCAGCTTCTCCTCCTCTTACATCGAAAGAAATCATGGCCCCATTGCTTAAACATTGTCTTTGCTTAATTTCGTACAATTCGGTTTGGGATGGCCTGATGTTGCCTAAAAAATATACTTTTTCAACTTTGGGATGCGTGTTTAAGTAATCAGCAATCTTATCTGCATTGGCTGCCTGTGTATCCATTCTTGCTTTCAGGGTTTCAAGGCTGCGCAACAATAACCAGCCGGTCCAGGGTCCTGCCATATTGCCCAAAAAAGTTCGCAAAACTTTAATGCGCGTCATTAAAGCTTTGCTGCCAAGGCAAGCTCCGGCGATCACATCGCTGTGGCCACCGATATATTTCGTAGCAGAATAAAGCACCAGGTCAGCTCCATGTTTAAGCGGGTGCTGCCAGATCGGCCCCATATAGGTATTGTCGACAGCCAGGTAAATTTCCTTGTCCTGCCTTGAAAAATATTTCGCAATTTCTTTGCAGCATCGGATGTCAATCAGATCGTTCGTTGGATTGGCAGGTGTCTCGATATAGATCATGGCCAGGCGGTCCCTCAATCCACTTTGCTCGACAATTTTAATAGCCTCTTCTTTGCATTGTCCGACAGAAAAACTTAAAACATGAACGCCAAACTGGTTTAGAATTTTCCTTATAAAATGATCAGTTCCTCCGTATAAGGGCGTGCTGAACAACAACAGATCACCGGGCCTTAAAAATTCCAACAATACTGTTGTAATGGCCGACATTCCACTTTCAAAAACTGCGCAATCTTCGGCTTCGTCCCACAAACACAATCTATTCTCGAGGATTTCCAAATCCGGATTATTAATCCTGCTATAGATCAAACCGGTTTTCTCTCCTTCGGCTCTCTCCCGCAATCCATATGCCAGCTCAAAAAAGGCTTTTCCTTCTTCGGCATTTTTAAACACAAATGTCGAGGTTTGAAAAATCGGACATTTAATAGCCCCTTCCGACCATTCCGGCCGGTAACCATAAGACATCATTAAACTTTCGGGATGGAATTTATGGTCGTTCATATTCTTTTCATTTCATTCATCGTGCAATGGTAGACTTTATCAAATGATAAACGGATGATTTTCATCATTCGGCCAGTTAATTCTTATTGGTTATGATTGGTACTCGCCTGCCATCACGGTTCTGCAGCCCGGGGCAAGCCCAGTACCCAAATTTCGTCACAAGGAACTAGGTATTATACCTATCGCCTCTGGCAAGATTGTTTGATTTTCAAATTTTATTTCTGCTCCTATAAAAGGATTGTAATAATTGAGCCTCGTCCATAAAATCCAGCAGAGATCAAGCGTTCGTTTAGTTATAACCATATATTTTCTGCGCAATTCTGCGAAATCTGCGGGATATAAAAACTTCGTAATACCGAAAATATATGAATCATTCCTTACGCAATTATAAATTGGTTTCCCGCAAATCACGCAGATTTACGCAGATAATAAATTCAAATGAATTTAATCATGGTTCTGCAGCCCGGGGTAAGCCCAGTACCCAAATTTCGTCACAAGGTATGAGGTATTATACCTATCGCCTCTGGCGGGATTGTTCGACATTCAAATTTATTTCTACTCCTATAAAAGGATTGTAATAATTGAGCCTCGTTCATAAAATCCAGCAGAGATCAAGCGTTCGTTTAGTTATAACCATATATTTTCTGCGCAATTCTGCGAAATCTGCGGGATATAAAAACTTCGTAATACCGAAAATATATGAATCATTCCTTACGCAATTATAAATTGGTTTCCCGCAAATCACGCAGATTTACGCAGATATTAAATTCAATAAATTTAATCATTATTCTGCAGCCCGGGGCAAGCCCAGTATCCGAATTTCGGCACAAGGAACGAGGTATTATACCATTCTACTCTGGCAAGATTTTTTGACATTCAAATTTTACTTGTTCTCTTTTTGAAGATCGAAAAAGTTGTGTCTCCCTCCAAAAATATTTTAGAACAATCTAACTTATAACAGACTGTATTTACAAAAAATGCAAAGTCCAAACGATCACCCAAACGAAAATTCAGGATACTACCTTCAATTGGATGAGGATTATAAATAAAATTCCCAAGGCAATTCTGTACCAGCCAAAGTAAGCGAATCCATACTTTCCAACAAAAATCAGCATAAACTTAACGGCTACCCATGCAGAAACAAAAGCAACGACGAGTCCGGTACACAGCAATTTGATTTCGTATGCTGAAAAAGAGGTTGACGTTTTATACAGATCATAGGAAGTAGCGGCCATCATGGTTGGTACAGCCAATAAAAAAGAAAATTCAGTTGCTTGAGTTTTATTAAATCCGTTAAACAATCCACCAACGATGGTAGCACCTGCTCTGGATACGCCAGGCACCACGGAAATTCCCTGTATAACTCCAATCCAGAATGCATTTTTATCAGGGATTCGATCCAGTTGATCGTAAAAAGTTGTTTTCGAATCGATGTATTTATCGAGCCATAAGAAAAAAATACCGCCAACAATAAGCATTATGGAAACCACCATGGTGCTGAACAAATGCGTTTTGATCAGATCATATGCGAGAAATCCAATAATTGCTGTGGGAACAAAAGCGATCATCAACTTTTTATACATGAATAAATTTTTGTAAAATTTTCCAGCATACATATAAGCAATGGCTAAAATCGCTCCCAGTTGAATGGAGATTTCAAATGTTTTTAAAAACTCCGTATTTTCGAGTCCCAGACAAGCTGAGGTTAATATCATATGACCTGTCGATGAAACCGGTAAAAACTCCGTTAGTCCTTCGACGATGGCAATGATGATGGCTTCCAGTATGTCCATAATTTTTTGACTTTTTGACTTTTTGACTTCCCGATAAAATTTACGTGATTATTTGTTTTCGAAAACTTTATGTTATTTTATCGGGATGACTATTTGACTATTTGACTATTTGACTTTTCGACTTTTAGACTTTTAGACTTTTAGACTTTTAGACTTTTAGACTTTTAGACTTTTAGACTTTTAGACTTTTAAGCTTATCGAATATTCGAAAGGTCGAATTTTCTCTTATCAATACCAATTCCCCTGAACGGCGATTTGAAATCCAAGTGTTTGAATATGCTTTTGCATTTCTTCCGACCACAATAAGGGATTGGTGTGATTCAAGTGAATGAAATTTATTTTCTTTTTTTCATTTGCTTCCTCTTTTTCAAAAAGCTTTATCGTTTCGGTGACCAATGGATGGGGAATTTCTTCAATACTTCTGTTGCTCAACTCGCCCTCGTGATAAAAAGTTGCATCCAAAAAAGCGACATCACACTTGTTGACCTGAGTTACAATATCCAGATTCCATTTTTGCCATTTATCTATATCGGGAATAAATAAGTAATTCCTGCCTGCACAACCGATCTTAAAACCAACGGTCTCAGAAAATTCGTCCCGATGTGGAACCTGAACCGGACTAACAACAATATCATCAGACAATCTAAAATCCTTGTCTTGATTTAAACTCCTGATAGAAATATTATTTAATTGCACCAATTGACTCCAGGGCCCGTTCTGGACAAGAAATTGTGCCATTTTAGGCATCACATACACCGGTATGGCATTTGTATGCATTACTTCCCTCCCAAGTTGCATCAGGCCTGTATAATGTCCGATATGTGCATGGGTGATCAATATGCCATCCGGCATATAGGGCAATTGTCCGTTCGTTTGTTCATGGAGCATTTGAATTTGCAAGGCTATATCAGGACTGGCTTCAACAAGCCACCACTTATTTAATTTCCAGTCGACTACTGCAAGAGAAACAACATGTAATTTTGGATGAGCAGGATTCCATGCTTTCCTGCAACATTCCTTGCGGCAGCCCATGTGAGGATAGCCTCCATCCTGACAAACTCCTAATACCAGGACTGCAGGTTTTGTTTCCTGAGCATGAAAATATTGGAGCCAACAGCAAAAAATTAAAATTAAACTTATTCTCATTTTAAACCAATATTTCTTTAAGCTTCTTTTTCAATGCATTCATTTCATCGCGGTGTACAGCAGCTTGAATAAAGTCCAGATCTTTCGCGGCTGCTTTCATTTTTCGTTCGGCTTCTTCAATTAGTTTTTCAACCTGTGTTCTGCTCATAAAGGCAATCAGCGGATCGGCGGCAACAGATGCCTCCTCTTTTTCGATGTAGGCTTTGGGATCCTTGCCTCTCAGATCCAATATGGAACTCTTTTGCATGATTTCTTCCCGGCTTTTACTCAATGTTTTTGGAGTGATTCCGTGCTCTTCATTATAAGCAATTTGTTTGCTTCTTCTCCTGTTCGTTTCGTCTATGGTTCGCTGCATCGATTGGGTAATTTTATCTGCATAGAAAATTACTTTCCCGTTTGCATTCCTGGCTGCCCTGCCTGCAGTTTGTGTCAGTGATCTGTCGTTTCTTAAAAATCCTTCTTTGTCAGCATCCAATATGGCAACCAATGAAACTTCGGGAAGATCCAATCCTTCCCGCAATAAGTTGACTCCCACTAAAACATCGAATTCTCCAATCCTCAAATCCCTCAGGATCTCCATGCGCTCCATGGTATCGACTTCCGAATGGATGTATTTGCATAAAATCTGCATTCCTTGCAAATATTTACTCAATTCTTCAGACATGCGCTTGGTGAGGGTTGTAACTAACACTCGTTCGCCAACGGATTTCCGGATCCTGATCTCTTCGAGCAGGTCGTCGATCTGATGGAGTGAAGGCCGCACTTCGATGGGCGGATCCAGCAATCCGGTAGGACGGACCACCTGTTCCACAAATTCTCCTTCGGTCTGGCTAAGTTCATAATCACCCGGGGTGGCACTGACATAGACGACCTGATTGATCTGCTTTTCGAATTCCTCAAAGTTCAAAGGCCGGTTGTCCAATGCCGATGGCAATCGAAATCCAAAATTCACTAAATTTTGTTTGCGGGCCCGGTCTCCTCCCCACATGCCCCGGATCTGCGGTATCGTTACATGCGATTCATCAATCATAAGTACATAATCCTCAGGAAAATAATCCAACAAACAAAAAGGCCGGGTTCCCGGATTTCTACCATCAAAAAATCTGGAATAATTTTCAATACCACTGCAATAACCCAGTTCGCGTATCATTTCGAGATCAAACTGTGTCCGCTCTACAATTCTCTTCGACTCCAAATATTTGCGCTCCTCATCGAAGTATTTGCGTTGCTCTTCCAATTCATCTTCAATAGACCGGATGATGTGTTTCAATCGATCTTTCGGAGCAACATACAAATTGGCAGGAAAAATCGCTGCAAATTCCATGCTGGTGATTCGCTTCCCGCTGGAGAGTTCGATCTGATCGATGTTTTCGATTTCATCGCCAAAAAAATGGATCCGGTAACCATAATCTGCATAAGGAAGATAGATATCTACGGTATCGCCCTTAACCCTGAATTCACCGCGGTTCAGGCTGGATTCGGTTCTGCTGTAAAGACTATCCACAAGTTTGTACAGAAAAATATTACGCGGAAGTTTTTGGCCCTTTTGCAATCTGATGATCCCGGTTTTGTAATCCTCCGGATTGCCCATACCAAAAATACACGAGACCGTTGCCACCAGTATGATATCCCTCCGGCCCGAGAGCAACGAAGAAGTAGCTTTCAAGCGAAGGCGGTCCACTTCCTCATTGATCTGTAAATCTTTTTCGATGAAGGTGTCGGTGACCGATATGTAAGCCTCAGGCTGATAATAATCGTAATAAGAAACAAAATACTCTACGGCGTTGTCGGGAAAAAATTCCCTGAATTCTCCGTACAATTGCGCTGTTAAAGTCTTGTTATGGGTCATCACCAGGGTTGGTTTTTCAACCTGGGCAATCACATTAGCCATAGTAAACGTCTTGCCTGAACCGGTGACTCCCAACAATACCTGCGCACGTTCTCCACTTTGAATGCCTGCCACCAATTGTTGAATGGCCTGTGGTTGGTCGCCGGTAGGCTGATAAGGTGAACTTAAGTGAAACGACATGAACTACAAAAATAAGCAGACTCCTGAAAGTGAACGCCGGGATTTTAAATAGTAAACAACAGGGAAGCGGTCATGTTCTGATCATTCTCCATGGCTTATTCGGCAGCCTGGATAATTGGCAATCTATGGCCCGTAAACTCAGCGAATATTTTACGGTCATTACTCTGGATTTGCGCAATCACGGCAAGTCCTTCCATCATCCGGAGATGAATTATCGCGTCATGGCAGACGATCTTTTGGAATTTATTCAAACACACCAGATTCCGGATTGCCATCTCATAGGACACAGCATGGGCGGCAAGGTCATTTTGGAATTGATCAAACGGGAATGGCAAACGCAACATAAAGCGATGGTCCTGGATATAAGCCCAAAAGCTTACCCCAATGTACACAACGAGATCCTCCATGCAATGATTCAATTGCCTCTGAACGAACTCAACAATCGACAGGAATTAGATCAGGCCCTTTCTGCATTTATTAAAGAATTTGAAATCCGGCAATTTATATTGAAGAATGTCGACCGGAATGAACGTGGTCGTTTTAGCTGGAAACTAAATCTGGAAGCCCTGAACAGATGTTATCCGGAAATTTCAAAAGCAATAGAAATAGATCATCCCATTCAAAATGAAATTTGTTTTGTGAGAGGAAGCCGATCTCCTTACATTTTAGAAACAGACCTTGAAATTTTAAAAAATACGTTTATTCATTCCCGTTTTATAACCATTGAGAATGCCGGACATTGGATCCACGTAGATCAACCGGACCTTTTATTCCAAAGCATTGTAGACTATTTTCAATAAATAAATGAAGTGTATTTATAACATTATTGAGAACAAGCCTTCAAGATGGATGTTATTATGGATACTATAAAATCAATTCATGGAAATACAAAAAGCAATTGTACTCATTACGGGTGGGAGTCAGGGCATCGGACTCGAAACTGCAAAACTCCTGGTTGCCAAGGGAGCACAAGTTGCCATTTGCGGGCGCAACCCACAAAGATTGCAGGAAGCAGCCCAAATAAGCGGTGCTTACCCTATTCAAGCAGATGTCAGTAAGGAAGCAGAAGTAAAACAACTCATCCGGAAGGTCATCGAACAGTTCGGTGGTTATAATGTATTGATCAATAATGCAGGATATGGTTACTTTGATCAGTTACAGGATCTGGACTTGAATGAATTCAGAACTCTTTTGGAAACCAATTTATTGGGGGCCGCCTCTTGTGCAAAAGAATCTGCAGCATATTTTATTGAAAAGAACTACGGAAATATCATCAACGTAGCCTCCACAGCGGCGCGAACAGGATTTGCCGGAGGCAGTGCATATTGTTCTTCCAAATTTGCATTAACTGCTTTGACAGAATGCTGGAGAAATGAACTACGCAAACACAACATTCGCGTGATGCAAATCAACCCCAGTGAAGTTCAAACAGAATTTGTAACCAACAGCGGCCGGCCCGCCAGGCCCTTTAACGAAACCAAACTTCAGGCCACCGAGATTGCACACAGCATCCTCGCCATGCTGGAAATGCACGATCGCGGCTTCATCACCGAGCTCACCGTTTTCGCTACCCATCCGCAATGAAATATCCTTCCGCTAAAAAATCATTCGGACAGCACTTTTTAAAAGACCGGAATGTTCTGGACAAGATCAGGGAGATCATTGCCAAATTGGATGTACCGTCCATTCTGGAGATCGGCCCGGGTACGGGAGCCCTTACCGAACAATTGTTAGTTTTCGGAAAAGAACTGAAATGCATAGAAGCAGACAGAGATATGCAGGAATATCTGCTTCGAACCGGAATTCTGAAACCAGAACAACTTATCTGTGGAGATGTATTGGACATTCCTCTCAAAGAAGTCTTTAGCGAACGTCAATTTATACTATGCGGAAATTTTCCCTACAATATTTCTTCGCAGATTCTGATCCATACCCTGTTCAATTCTGCTTTTATCCCCCATATGATCGGGATGTTTCAGAAAGAAGTTGCTTTGCGCGTCATTGCGAAACCGGGCACCAAAGAGTTTGGTTCGTTAAGTGTGCTTGCACAATTGCTTTATGATCCTGTAAAATGTTTTGATATTGCACCAGGGGCCTTTCAGCCACCGCCAAAAGTTACTTCATCGGTGATCCACCTGACCAGAAAACAAGAATTGATGAATCCGGATTTGTTCAGAAAAATCCAAAAGCTGGTCCGGCATGCTTTTCAATACCGGCGTAAAACTTTGCGGAATAATCTAAAATCTTATGTTACTCAACAACAAATGTTGGAGGCTGATTTTTTTAACTGCAGAGCAGAAACCTTAAGTCCGGCTGAATTTATTAAATTGTACGAGAAATTGAATGGCTGATGGAGAATTGGGCTTAAAGCGGGAAGCTAAAAGCGATAAGCGAAGAGAGCAACGTGGAAAGTTCAATGTTCAAAGAGTAAAAAGCTTGATAAATCAGAGAAGGCTCCTAAATTTTTTAATCATAACAGGACAACTGCAAAGCAATTGAATTCATTAAGAATATTGCATAAAACAATTCAACTCACGTGAACTATACGCTAAGGTATCGACTTTATCAAAAGGTCTAAAGGTCTAAAGGTCTAAAAGTCTAAAAGTCAAATGGTCTAAAAGTCAAATCTTCTAATAGTCCAAACGTTCCCATACGAACAAATGTTAGTATTGATTTTTTCGCTTAAAGCTTAAAGCTTCTTTTCGGCATTCACTTTCTCTCCAGCTCACCCAATGTCAAAGTAGGCTGAAAACTTTTTAAGTGGTCGATCCTGAATCCGAAAGGCCTGCCTCTGTACACAAAATTGGTAGCCGCTGATCCTCCTTGTCCGCCAATTTCAACTTTGATTTCAAGTTTGGTCAGCAATTCATTATCGTACTTGACTTCCGGGTAACTCAGACTTACCCCTTTGAGGCCAACTGCAGCGCGGATGGAATCAAGCAATTCAACAGACATTTTTCTGCCGAAATGGACCTCAATCGTGTCGTCCAGGATGAAAACAGCATGTGGTTTAGGTTCTTGCTTGCAAGCCAGCATGAGCAGAATTGCAATTCCAAAATAGAACAGGATTTTTTGCATGTCGGGAAGTTTGAATCTTTGCTAAAGATAGACCTTTGCCCTTCTTGGGCAAATAAAATTTAATGCAAACTGAGGTATATTGAATGAACCCGGTTAAGAATTGATTTAATACGGTGGTTTAATTATTCAACCGGCCTAGCTAAGATCAACTGAGCTTTTGTTTGACCTCGGTAATTTCATATGCTTCAATGATATCTCCTACTTTGATATCATTAAAATTCTTGATGGAAATTCCGCACTCCATATTTTCTTTTACGTCTTTCACATCGTCCTTAAACCTTTTCAGGGACGCGATTTCGGCTGTAGCACCTTCCCTGTTGGGGTATACCACGATGCCATCCCGGATGATCCTGACCGGATTGTTCCTGGCCAGCTTTCCTTCAACAACCATGCATCCTGCGACCGTTCCAACTTTCGAAACTTTGAAAACTTCCCGCACTTCAATTTGTCCGATGATTTTTTCTTCTTTCGTGGGCTCGAGCATTCCTTCCATGG contains the following coding sequences:
- a CDS encoding undecaprenyl-diphosphate phosphatase, with translation MDILEAIIIAIVEGLTEFLPVSSTGHMILTSACLGLENTEFLKTFEISIQLGAILAIAYMYAGKFYKNLFMYKKLMIAFVPTAIIGFLAYDLIKTHLFSTMVVSIMLIVGGIFFLWLDKYIDSKTTFYDQLDRIPDKNAFWIGVIQGISVVPGVSRAGATIVGGLFNGFNKTQATEFSFLLAVPTMMAATSYDLYKTSTSFSAYEIKLLCTGLVVAFVSAWVAVKFMLIFVGKYGFAYFGWYRIALGILFIILIQLKVVS
- the uvrB gene encoding excinuclease ABC subunit UvrB; protein product: MSFHLSSPYQPTGDQPQAIQQLVAGIQSGERAQVLLGVTGSGKTFTMANVIAQVEKPTLVMTHNKTLTAQLYGEFREFFPDNAVEYFVSYYDYYQPEAYISVTDTFIEKDLQINEEVDRLRLKATSSLLSGRRDIILVATVSCIFGMGNPEDYKTGIIRLQKGQKLPRNIFLYKLVDSLYSRTESSLNRGEFRVKGDTVDIYLPYADYGYRIHFFGDEIENIDQIELSSGKRITSMEFAAIFPANLYVAPKDRLKHIIRSIEDELEEQRKYFDEERKYLESKRIVERTQFDLEMIRELGYCSGIENYSRFFDGRNPGTRPFCLLDYFPEDYVLMIDESHVTIPQIRGMWGGDRARKQNLVNFGFRLPSALDNRPLNFEEFEKQINQVVYVSATPGDYELSQTEGEFVEQVVRPTGLLDPPIEVRPSLHQIDDLLEEIRIRKSVGERVLVTTLTKRMSEELSKYLQGMQILCKYIHSEVDTMERMEILRDLRIGEFDVLVGVNLLREGLDLPEVSLVAILDADKEGFLRNDRSLTQTAGRAARNANGKVIFYADKITQSMQRTIDETNRRRSKQIAYNEEHGITPKTLSKSREEIMQKSSILDLRGKDPKAYIEKEEASVAADPLIAFMSRTQVEKLIEEAERKMKAAAKDLDFIQAAVHRDEMNALKKKLKEILV
- the rsmA gene encoding ribosomal RNA small subunit methyltransferase A, with protein sequence MKYPSAKKSFGQHFLKDRNVLDKIREIIAKLDVPSILEIGPGTGALTEQLLVFGKELKCIEADRDMQEYLLRTGILKPEQLICGDVLDIPLKEVFSERQFILCGNFPYNISSQILIHTLFNSAFIPHMIGMFQKEVALRVIAKPGTKEFGSLSVLAQLLYDPVKCFDIAPGAFQPPPKVTSSVIHLTRKQELMNPDLFRKIQKLVRHAFQYRRKTLRNNLKSYVTQQQMLEADFFNCRAETLSPAEFIKLYEKLNG
- a CDS encoding SDR family oxidoreductase, translated to MEIQKAIVLITGGSQGIGLETAKLLVAKGAQVAICGRNPQRLQEAAQISGAYPIQADVSKEAEVKQLIRKVIEQFGGYNVLINNAGYGYFDQLQDLDLNEFRTLLETNLLGAASCAKESAAYFIEKNYGNIINVASTAARTGFAGGSAYCSSKFALTALTECWRNELRKHNIRVMQINPSEVQTEFVTNSGRPARPFNETKLQATEIAHSILAMLEMHDRGFITELTVFATHPQ
- a CDS encoding cystathionine gamma-synthase family protein, translating into MNDHKFHPESLMMSYGYRPEWSEGAIKCPIFQTSTFVFKNAEEGKAFFELAYGLRERAEGEKTGLIYSRINNPDLEILENRLCLWDEAEDCAVFESGMSAITTVLLEFLRPGDLLLFSTPLYGGTDHFIRKILNQFGVHVLSFSVGQCKEEAIKIVEQSGLRDRLAMIYIETPANPTNDLIDIRCCKEIAKYFSRQDKEIYLAVDNTYMGPIWQHPLKHGADLVLYSATKYIGGHSDVIAGACLGSKALMTRIKVLRTFLGNMAGPWTGWLLLRSLETLKARMDTQAANADKIADYLNTHPKVEKVYFLGNIRPSQTELYEIKQRQCLSNGAMISFDVRGGEAEAFKFLNALKLIKLAVSLGSTESLAEHPATMTHADVDPAEKIKLSITEKMIRLSIGVENYNDLIYDLEQAFEQV
- a CDS encoding MBL fold metallo-hydrolase; the encoded protein is MRISLILIFCCWLQYFHAQETKPAVLVLGVCQDGGYPHMGCRKECCRKAWNPAHPKLHVVSLAVVDWKLNKWWLVEASPDIALQIQMLHEQTNGQLPYMPDGILITHAHIGHYTGLMQLGREVMHTNAIPVYVMPKMAQFLVQNGPWSQLVQLNNISIRSLNQDKDFRLSDDIVVSPVQVPHRDEFSETVGFKIGCAGRNYLFIPDIDKWQKWNLDIVTQVNKCDVAFLDATFYHEGELSNRSIEEIPHPLVTETIKLFEKEEANEKKKINFIHLNHTNPLLWSEEMQKHIQTLGFQIAVQGNWY
- a CDS encoding alpha/beta fold hydrolase — translated: MNAGILNSKQQGSGHVLIILHGLFGSLDNWQSMARKLSEYFTVITLDLRNHGKSFHHPEMNYRVMADDLLEFIQTHQIPDCHLIGHSMGGKVILELIKREWQTQHKAMVLDISPKAYPNVHNEILHAMIQLPLNELNNRQELDQALSAFIKEFEIRQFILKNVDRNERGRFSWKLNLEALNRCYPEISKAIEIDHPIQNEICFVRGSRSPYILETDLEILKNTFIHSRFITIENAGHWIHVDQPDLLFQSIVDYFQ